The following coding sequences lie in one Takifugu rubripes chromosome 8, fTakRub1.2, whole genome shotgun sequence genomic window:
- the LOC105416780 gene encoding sarcoplasmic reticulum histidine-rich calcium-binding protein-like, which translates to MFGFGTEDKPASGYNFDNPSSGCDGGDRNKNDRDDMKRSKDRDHGDHRDHGNDRHGEHSPDDGHRDHRDHGNDRHREHSPDDGHRDHRDHGNDRHRDHSPDDGHRDHRDHGNDRHREHSPDDGHRDHRDHGNERHRDHSPDDGHRDHRDHGNDRHREHSPDDGHRDHRDHGNDRHREHSPDRDHSPHGRRRSTGDDSSGSSEDDGKGGRRKKNKKKGRGHGHGHGHGHGRGRGRW; encoded by the exons ATGTTCGGCTTCGGCACAG AAGACAAGCCTGCATCTGGCTACAACTTTGACAACCCTTCCTCTGGTTGTGACGGGGGGGATCGCAATAAGAACGACCGTGATGACATGAAACGCAGCAAGGACCGCGATCACGGGGACCACCGTGACCATGGTAACGATCGCCACGGGGAGCACAGCCCTGACGATGGTCACAGGGACCACCGTGACCATGGTAACGATCGCCACAGGGAGCACAGCCCTGACGATGGTCACAGGGACCACCGTGACCATGGTAACGATCGCCACAGGGACCACAGCCCTGACGATGGTCACAGGGACCACCGTGACCATGGTAACGATCGCCACAGGGAGCACAGCCCTGACGATGGTCACAGGGACCATCGTGACCATGGTAACGAGCGCCACAGGGACCACAGCCCTGACGATGGTCACAGGGACCACCGTGACCATGGTAACGATCGCCACAGGGAGCACAGCCCTGACGATGGTCACAGGGACCACCGTGACCATGGTAACGATCGCCACAGGGAGCACAGCCCTGACCGTGACCACAGCCCTCATGGGCGTAGAAGAAGCACTGGAGATGATTCTAGTGGCAGCAGTGAGGATGATGGGAAGGGTGGTCGGCgtaaaaagaacaagaaaaagggACGTGGTCACGGCCATGGTCACGGCCATGGTCACGGCCGTGGACGTGGACGCTGGTAG
- the LOC446040 gene encoding myostatin 1 precursor (The RefSeq protein has 4 substitutions compared to this genomic sequence) translates to MLVLAVLTVVSAGFSMEMNQTSRLLAESGEQCSACDFREHSKQMRLHSIKSQILSILRLEQAPNISRDMIRQLLPKAPPLTQLLDQYDPRVEDEDHATTETIITMATKPNPIAQDALSSCCLLSLSPKIQPKNILRALLWVHLRPADTVATVFLQISRLKPGIEGNNTRVRVRSLRIDTDTAGAGSWQSVDIKSLLQAWLRQPETNYGIEINAFDSKGEDRAVTSLEPGEEGLQPFIEVKILNSPKRSRRESGLNCDEESAETRCCRYPLTVDFEEFGWDWIIAPKRYRANYCSGECEFLHPQQYPHAHLVNQANPRGTAGPRCTPTKMSPINMLYFNRKEQIIYGKIPSMVVDHCGCS, encoded by the exons atgctggtCTTAGCTGTGCTGACCGTCGTCTCTGCAGGGTTTTCCATGGAGATGAACCAGACTTCCAGGCTGCTGGCAGAGAGCGGGGAGCAGTGCTCGGCCTGCGACTTCAGGGAGCACAGCAAGCAGATGAGGCTCCACAGCATCAAGTCCCAGATCCTGAGCATACTCAGACTGGAACAGGCTCCCAACATCAGCCGAGACATGATCCGCCAGCTGCTGCCCAAGGCGCCTCCGCTCACGCAGCTCCTGGACCAGTACGATCCGAGGGTGGAGGACGAGGACCACGCCACCACGGAAACCATCATAACCATGGCCACTAAGC CTAATCCCATCGCCCAGGACGCgctgtcctcctgctgcctgttCAGCCTCAGTCCGAAGATCCAGCCCAAGAACATCCTGCGCGCTCTGCTGTGGGTTCACCTGCGGCCAGCTGACACGGTCACCACCGTCTTTCTCCAGATTTCCCGCCTCAAACCTGGAATAGAGGGAAACAACACGCGGGTCAGAGTCAGATCCCTTCGGATTGACACCGATACGGCCGGTGCTGGTTCCTGGCAGAGCGTGGACATCAAGTCTTTGCTTCAAGCTTGGTTGCGTCAACCAGAAACCAACTACGGCATCGAGATCAACGCCTTCGATTCCAAGGGAGAAGATCGAGCCGTCACCTCATTAGAGCCTGGAGAGGAAGGGTTG CAACCCTTCATCGAAGTGAAAATCCTCAACAGCCCAAAGAGATCCCGCCGAGAATCGGGCCTCAACTGCGACGAGGAATCCGCAGAAACACGCTGCTGTCGGTACCCGCTCACAGTCGACTTTGAGGAGTTTGGATGGGACTGGATCATCGCGCCCAAGCGCTACCGGGCCAACTACTGCTCAGGGGAGTGCGAGTTCCTGCACCTGCAGCAGTACCCACATGCACACCTGGTAAACCAGGCCAATCCGAGGGGCACCGCAGGGCCCTGCTGCACGCCCACCAAGATGTCACCCATCAACATGCTGTACTTCAATCGCAAGGAACAGATCATCTACGGAAAGATCCCCTCGATGGTGGTCGACCACTGCGGCTGCTCCTGA